In Besnoitia besnoiti strain Bb-Ger1 chromosome I, whole genome shotgun sequence, the genomic window gaggcgtctGCACGTTGTCCATTGTTCTGTTCTCTTTTTTGGCTAGGGGGAGAGCCGCACAGACAGGGCAGCGCCATggcagagaagcggaagctgcagcaggaggtGGAAAAGACACTCAAGCGTGTCGAGGAGGGTTTGGATGCGTTCAACGACGTCTGCGAGAAGATACACGGGCCTCTGGTCAGCTCGTCGCAGAAAGAGAAGCTCGAGAACGAGTTGAAGCGCGAAATCAAGAAACTGCAGCGGTTTCGCGACCAGATTAAGACCTGGCAAACGTCGTCAGACATCAAAGACAAGGCTCCactcgacgaggcgcgaaAGAAAATCGAACGCGAGATGGAGAGGTTCAAGGTCTGCGAGCGCGAATCAAAGATGAAGGCCTTCTCCAAGGAGGGCCTCGCAGCCAAGACGAAGCTCGACCCGCAGGAGGAAGAACGGAACCGCCACCGCGAGTGGCTGAACGAATTCATCTCCGCGCTCAACACTCACGTCGACGCACATGAAGCCGAAGAGGAACTGCTTCACAGCAATAAAAAGGGCAAGCAGCGCGACCAGGCCAATACagagcgccgcctcagccaGCTGCAGCTCTATGTGCAGCGGCATCGCTGGCACATCAACAACATGGAGTTGATTCTGCGGAGACTCGAAAACGACTCTCTCGACCTCTCCGTCATGGACGAACTCAAAGAAAGTCTGGAGCTCTATATTGAAACCTTCAGCGATCCCGACTTCTTCTTTGACGAAACGCTCTACACTGCGCTCAACCTCGACGCGCCCGAGGACAACGCGAGTGAAGTCGTCAAGGACTCTGAGGAGGAAAATACAAACTGTATGTGTCCAGGGTTGAGGGTGGCTCTCCGTTGTCGTGTGCGCAGAATGTCTCGCCGGTCTAgaacgcgcatgcgccaaaGAGAGTCCATGGAGGGCGGCTCATGACCCGCCGCAGGTTGACAAGCGGCTGACTTTCGTCTGCCCGTCTCCGCATGATTGCGCAGTCGAACTCGTCGTGGGTCTCTGCTGCGTGACTAGTTCCGCCCAACCAGTGTGATAAGCATCCTCCTCGCATATGCATCGCTACACACACTCACGTGAAAAATGTAATCAAACCCCAGTATTCGCAGCCACGCGTGACTACGGAAGGGGCGCCGCTTGTGGCGCTGTGTGAACGCGTGCGTGAATATTCATCTAGACAGCAATCGACACATGAGCCGGGcctgtgcgcgtgtgtgtgcgtgtatACACGtctatatgcatatatatatatccacttatgcatatatacatgtagaTACACATCTATGTAGGCCTCGGAAGTCGCATTTTGTGCGTGTGTTGGGTGTTCTTATGCAGCGGAACCgtgcggagacgcgacgccTCCCAGCGGCGCGGGGAGTAAagaggcctccggcgcgggcgcgagcccCACGAGCACGTCAAGTAATCCCCCAGGCGGGTCTCAGCGGACGGGCCGCCTTGCCGCTGGATCTccggcagctgcgggcgagacaggccgcagcagcagcacacagAGTGGAGTCTCTACAGCGAATCGCGGggcggcgtcctcgacgcgcgcctctctgggaaccggcggcgccgctgcggggccccagaagggcgagaaggcggtcggaggaggcgagagtgGTCAGAAGGCCACGCAGGCAGCCGGCGGGGCTGAGAAGGGCGCCGGCAGTGAAGGCGCCGGagcgtcctccgcgggcgcggcggcggcggcgctgaacgGCATGGCGACgaacgcggcgggcggcgcgcagaagaagggcgccgcagagaaggcgggcggagagagcggggCGACGGGAGGCCGCAAAACAAGTCACGAAACcgaccgcgcaggcgccgcctcgcccgcgcaggtctccgcgaagccgcggtcGGCTTCCCCTGGCGCAGAGAACGACGCCTGGacggggaggcgcgccgcggggtCTGCGTCGACGCCCCCCGCTGCGGACCCCGCGCTCGCAGGCACCAGCCGCTGGGTcaccgtcgccggcgcgggggccTCCGCCGGGTCAGCTGCCCCGAAGGGGACTGCGGGTGCGGAGCCAGAGGAGAGCCGGAAACGCGAAGAACTCGAGAAGGCgtcaggcgcagcgggcaaAGACAAGCGCGCAGCCGGCAAGGCGCAGGCCGtaggaggaggagagagcgctGGCGCCCAGACGGCgggggctgcggccgccgtgaCCGGGGGGTCGACGGACCCAGCTAGCGGTCGAGGTCAGCAAGCcaagggcgccgcgggcgcggaagaagagagagtcggcggcgaggatggcagagagagaagggcggGCGAGACCGACCAAGCGACTTCAGCAAAgtccgcagaagaagacgctgaAGGAAAATCCGCCTCGGGACTCGGGATGCCTGGCCTCCAGGGCAACTCAGGCAGCTCACGTAAGCAACCCGCACACACAGAGGAACGCTGATTTCTCACAGCGGCGCACTCTCCCCCAGGTGACGCATCCGAAACTCCCGTGCCCGTCTCACTTGTTCAGCCTCTCGCAGGACCTGTGTCCAGCGCGTTCTTCGTGCAAAAACTGCGTAATGGAGGCAGCGGGAGGGCCGTCCATCGTGTGTGAGGCCCTCGTTGCACGTGTGTCACCttttctcgtctctgctgcagtTTCGGGCATC contains:
- a CDS encoding Not1 N-terminal domain, CCR4-Not complex component protein (encoded by transcript BESB_008690), with the translated sequence MAEKRKLQQEVEKTLKRVEEGLDAFNDVCEKIHGPLVSSSQKEKLENELKREIKKLQRFRDQIKTWQTSSDIKDKAPLDEARKKIEREMERFKVCERESKMKAFSKEGLAAKTKLDPQEEERNRHREWLNEFISALNTHVDAHEAEEELLHSNKKGKQRDQANTERRLSQLQLYVQRHRWHINNMELILRRLENDSLDLSVMDELKESLELYIETFSDPDFFFDETLYTALNLDAPEDNASEVVKDSEEENTNSEPCGDATPPSGAGSKEASGAGASPTSTSSNPPGGSQRTGRLAAGSPAAAGETGRSSSTQSGVSTANRGAASSTRASLGTGGAAAGPQKGEKAVGGGESGQKATQAAGGAEKGAGSEGAGASSAGAAAAALNGMATNAAGGAQKKGAAEKAGGESGATGGRKTSHETDRAGAASPAQVSAKPRSASPGAENDAWTGRRAAGSASTPPAADPALAGTSRWVTVAGAGASAGSAAPKGTAGAEPEESRKREELEKASGAAGKDKRAAGKAQAVGGGESAGAQTAGAAAAVTGGSTDPASGRGQQAKGAAGAEEERVGGEDGRERRAGETDQATSAKSAEEDAEGKSASGLGMPGLQGNSGSSLSGIAALVGCSQAHCPTRSDGEQTQGGSVCGRNAASALGWGANGVFGVGPGGPGVRSLPPLSPQIPWTCAPESFPDTPLAGYDTRQLFSRLDLDTLFFVFYYQQGTYQQYLAARELKRQSWRYHKKYLTWFQRHEEPRITADKYEQGTYVYFDYDSGWCSKIKQDFTFEYCWLEDELAV